In one window of Brassica rapa cultivar Chiifu-401-42 chromosome A07, CAAS_Brap_v3.01, whole genome shotgun sequence DNA:
- the LOC103832043 gene encoding protein Abitram, whose translation MEETQNIDVTKNPEAEDAIESTKQKQSEEVEHHCDEQQKQSQCEEDELRKLLLSDIGELPLSPPSAIQVNFVSYFITGFTKPGHDQYIYRHANGLCVIGLAPTHIAFKDQGGITNIDFNVGKSDRSVLKVSGKRKKNAMRSESNTALCKVSTANDSYIVRCCVKGSLLEVNERLIKQPQLLNSSADREGYIAIIMPRPADWTKNKESLITLEEYKEKKQDILLEPCLL comes from the exons ATGGAGGAGACTCAGAACATTGACGTTACAAAGAATCCAGAAGCCGAAGATGCAATCGAATCAACTAAGCAAAAGCAATCCGAAGAAGTAGAACATCACTGCGACGAGCAGCAGAAGCAATCGCAATGTGAAGAAGACGAATTGCGAAAGCTTCTGCTCTCGGATATAGGAGAGCTTCCTCTCTCTCCTCCTTCAGCTATACAAGTTAACTTCGTCTCTTACTTCATCACAG gttttactAAACCGGGTCATGATCAATACATCTACCGTCACGCAAATGG TTTGTGTGTGATTGGATTGGCTCCTACTCATATAGCTTTTAAGGACCAAGGTGGGATCACTAACATTGATTTCAATGTCGGTAAGTCCGATCGTAGCGTCTTGAAAGTCTCTGGCAAGCGTAAAAAG AATGCTATGCGGTCTGAATCGAATACAGCATTGTGCAAAGTCTCCACTGCTAATGATTCTTATATTGTCAG gtgTTGCGTTAAAGGTTCGCTCTTGGAGGTGAACgagagattgatcaagcaaccTCAGCTTCTTAATTCATCG GCTGATCGAGAAGGATATATTGCGATAATCATGCCAAGACCTGCAGATTGGACCAAAAACAAGGAATCACTGATAACCTTGGAGGAgtataaagaaaagaaacaagacATTTTACTGGAACCGTGTCTACTTTGA
- the LOC103832045 gene encoding 26S proteasome non-ATPase regulatory subunit 3 homolog B produces MTTTTQDVEMKDNNQTPAQSIVSATTSTLQHLKEIAALIDTGSYTKEVRRVARAVRLTVGIRQKLTASVVASFLDFALGPGSEAHARLSSFVPKSDEHDMEVDTASSTSLAASKHVPVELEIYCYFIVLLFLIDQKKYNEAKACSSASIARLKSLNKRTIDVIASRLYFYYSLSYEMTGDLAEIRGTLLSLHHSATLRHDELGQETLLNLLLRNYLHYNLYDQAEKLRSKAPRFEAHSNQQFCRYLFYLGKIRTIQLEYTDAKESLLQAARKAPVAALGFRVQCNKWAILVRLLLGEIPERSIFMQKGMEKALRPYFELTNAVRIGDLELFRNVQEKFSKTFSEDRTHNLIVRLRHNVIRTGLRNISISYSRISLTDVAQKLRLNSANPVADAESIVAKAIRDGAIDATIDHKNGYMVSKETGDIYSTNEPQNAFNSRIAFCLNMHNEAVRALRFPPNTHREKESEEKRREMKQQEEELAKYMAEEDDDDF; encoded by the exons ATGACGACAACGACTCAAGACGTGGAGATGAAAGACAACAACCAAACCCCAGCTCAATCCATCGTCTCCGCCACCACCTCAACTCTCCAGC ATCTGAAGGAGATCGCTGCTCTGATCGATACCGGCTCCTACACCAAAGAAGTCCGCCGCGTCGCTCGCGCCGTTCGCCTCACCGTCGGGATACGGCAGAAGCTCACCGCTTCCGTCGTCGCTTCGTTCCTTGACTTCGCTTTGGGCCCTGGATCTGAGGCTCACGCTCGTCTCTCTTCGTTCGTTCCCAAG AGTGATGAACATGACATGGAGGTTGATACTGCTTCGTCCACTTCCTTGGCTGCATCCAAGCACGTGCCTGTGGAGCTTGAGATCTACTGCTACTTCATTGTTTTGCTTTTTCTGATTGATCAGAAGAAGTACAACGAG GCCAAAGCTTGCTCATCAGCTAGCATTGCTCGTCTCAAGAGCTTGAACAAGAGAACCATTGATGTGATAGCTTCAAGATTGTATTTTTACTACTCTTTGAGTTATGAGATGACTGGTGATCTTGCTGAGATTCGTGG TACTCTTCTGTCTTTGCACCATTCTGCAACTCTGCGCCATGATGAGTTGGGTCAG GAAACACTTCTGAATCTGTTGCTTCGCAACTACCTGCACTACAACCTTTATGACCAAGCTGAGAAGCTTAGATCTAAAGCTCCAAGATTTGAGGCACATTCAAACCAGCAG TTCTGTAGGTACTTGTTTTACCTCGGTAAGATCCGTACGATCCAACTCGAGTACACTGATGCAAAAGAAAGCCTCCTCCAGGCGGCTAGAAAAGCACCTGTCGCTGCTCTAGGCTTCAGAGTCCAGTGCAACAAGTGGGCTATTCTGGTTCGACTCCTCTTGGGTGAGATTCCAGAGAGATCCATCTTCATGCAGAAAGGAATGGAGAAGGCTCTTAGGCCATACTTCGAACTTACCAAT GCTGTGAGAATTGGTGACTTGGAGCTCTTCAGGAACGTCCAAGAGAAGTTTTCAAAGACATTCTCCGAGGACAGGACTCACAACCTCATTGTCAGACTCCGTCACAACGTGATCAGGACAGGACTGCGCAACATCAGCATCTCCTACTCGAGAATCTCTCTCACAGACGTCGCCCAGAAGCTAAGGCTGAACTCCGCAAACCCTGTCGCAGATGCAGAGAGCATAGTGGCTAAGGCCATAAGAGACGGAGCAATCGACGCGACCATCGACCACAAGAATGGTTACATGGTCTCGAAGGAGACAGGAGACATCTACTCCACCAACGAGCCGCAGAACGCGTTTAACTCGAGGATTGCCTTCTGTTTGAACATGCACAACGAAGCGGTGAGGGCGCTGAGGTTCCCGCCGAACACACACAGGGAGAAAGAGAGCGAGGAGAAGAGGAGGGAGATGAAACAGCAAGAAGAGGAGCTCGCTAAATACATGGCTGAGGAAGATGACGACGATTTCTAG
- the LOC103832046 gene encoding uncharacterized protein LOC103832046, with protein MIRAFFLFLVFFIIWTQVHAQLIPPSKPDGFAYPPGRRVDPDSILIEAFYDPVCPYSRDSWPPLKQALKHYGSRVSFLLHLLPLPYHDNAYVTSRALHIVNIHNANATFSLLERFFKDQAMFYGAQTQLLTRPEVVGRIVKLGTTTLGNSYRHVLKSGFNDTKSERATRVSFKHSTSRGVYGTPTFYVNGFKLPDADTPSEFGGWKKIIDSLIHPQKVQGS; from the exons ATGATCAGAGCGTTTTTCCTCTTCCTTGTCTTCTTCATCATATGGACGCAAGTCCACGCGCAGCTAATTCCACCGTCGAAGCCCGATGGTTTCGCATACCCACCGGGTCGCCGTGTTGACCCGGATTCTATACTAATCGAGGCGTTTTATGACCCGGTGTGCCCGTACAGTAGAGACTCTTGGCCGCCGCTAAAGCAAGCGCTTAAACACTACGGATCTCGCGTTTCCTTTCTCCTCCACCTACTTCCGTTACC GTACCATGACAATGCGTATGTAACTTCTCGTGCTTTACATATAGTGAATATTCACAACGCTAATGCTACCTTCAGTTTGCTGGAAAGGTTCTTTAAGGATCAG GCAATGTTTTACGGTGCGCAAACACAACTCCTGACTAGACCTGAAGTTGTGGGAAGAATTGTCAAGCTTGGAACAACCACGTTGGGAAACTCATATCGACATGTTCTAAAATCCGGCTTCAACGACACAAAGTCGGAACGTGCAACCAGAGTTTCATTCAAG CATAGCACTTCAAGAGGTGTTTATGGAACACCAACCTTCTACGTGAATGGGTTCAAATTGCCGGATGCTGATACTCCCTCTGAATTTGGAGGAtggaaaaaaattattgattctCTGATTCATCCACAAAAGGTACAAGGTAGCTAG
- the LOC103832047 gene encoding V-type proton ATPase subunit B1: MGANDIDMEEGTLEIGMEYRTVSGVAGPLVILDKVKGPKYQEIVNIRLGDGSTRRGQVLEVDGEKAVVQVFEGTSGIDNKFTTVQFTGEVLKTPVSLDMLGRIFNGSGKPIDNGPPILPEAYLDISGSSINPSERTYPEEMIQTGISTIDVMNSIARGQKIPLFSAAGLPHNEIAAQICRQAGLVKRLEKTADLLEDHGEDNFAIVFAAMGVNMETAQFFKRDFEENGSMERVTLFLNLANDPTIERIITPRIALTTAEYLAYECGKHVLVILTDMSSYADALREVSAAREEVPGRRGYPGYMYTDLATIYERAGRIEGRKGSITQIPILTMPNDDITHPTPDLTGYITEGQIYIDRQLHNRQIYPPINVLPSLSRLMKSAIGEGMTRKDHSDVSNQLYANYAIGKDVQAMKAVVGEEALSSEDLLYLEFLDKFERKFVMQGAYDTRNIFQSLDLAWTLLRIFPRELLHRIPAKTLDQFYSRDSTTTT, from the exons ATGGGAGCGAATGATATCGACATGGAAGAAGGAACTCTAGAGATCGGCATGG AGTATAGAACTGTTTCTGGCGTTGCTGGACCATTAGTCATTCTTGACAAAGTCAAG GGTCCAAAGTACCAGGAGATTGTTAATATCCGTTTAGGTGATGGATCAACGAGACGTGGTCAAGTTCTGGAAGTCGACGGGGAGAAAGCTGTTGTGCAG GTTTTTGAAGGAACGTCTGGAATTGATAACAAGTTTACAACCGTACAATTCACAGGAGAG GTTTTGAAAACACCTGTGTCCTTGGACATGCTTGGGCGCATATTTAACGGTTCTGGAAAGCCGATTGATAATGGCCCTCCTATTTTGCCAGAGGCGTACCTTGATATTTCAG GAAGTTCAATCAACCCCAGTGAAAGAACCTATCCCGAGGAGATGATACAAACGGGTATCTCGACTATTGATGTCATGAACTCCATTGCTCGTGGACAGAAGATTCCTCTTTTCTCTGCTGCTGGTCTCCCTCATAATGAAATCGCTGCTCAGATTTGTCGTCAAGCTGGTCTTGTCAAGCGTCTGGAAAAGACTGCTGATCTACTTGAG gATCATGGAGAGGACAATTTTGCGATTGTGTTTGCAGCTATGGGTGTGAACATGGAGACGGCTCAGTTCTTCAAAcgagattttgaagaaaatggaTCAATGGAGAGAGTTACTCTTTTCTTGAATCTG GCCAATGATCCGACCATTGAGAGAATCATCACTCCTCGAATTGCCCTAACAACAGCAGAATACCTAGCTTACGAATGCGGGAAACACGTCCTTGTTATATTGACTGACATGAGTTCCTATGCTGATGCTCTTCGTGAG GTTTCTGCTGCAAGAGAAGAAGTTCCTGGAAGACGTGGATATCCAGGTTATATGTACACTGATCTTGCTACTATCTATGAACGTGCTGGGCGTATCGAAGGAAGAAAAGGTTCCATCACCCAAATCCCAATCCTTACTATGCCCAATGATG ACATCACACATCCAACCCCGGATCTTACTGGTTACATCACTGAAGGTCAGATATATATCGATAGGCAGCTTCACAACAGACAG ATATATCCACCAATCAATGTGCTTCCATCTCTTTCTCGTCTAATGAAG AGTGCTATTGGTGAGGGCATGACTCGTAAAGACCATTCAGATGTGTCGAACCAGCTATACGCAAACTATGCTATCGGGAAAGATGTGCAAGCCATGAAAGCTGTGGTTGGAGAAGAAGCACTTTCGTCAGAGGATCTGCTTTACTTGGAGTTTTTGGATAAGTTCGAGAGGAAGTTTGTGATGCAAGGAGCTTATGACACTCGAAACATCTTCCAGTCGCTGGACTTGGCTTGGACATTGCTACGTATCTTCCCACGCGAGCTACTTCACCGTATCCCTGCAAAGACACTTGACCAATTCTACAGCCGCGACTCAACAACAACGACCTAA